A window of the Algoriphagus halophilus genome harbors these coding sequences:
- the fusA gene encoding elongation factor G: MAKRDLKYTRNIGIAAHIDAGKTTTTERILFYSGVSHKIGEVHDGAATMDWMAQEQERGITITSAATTVFWNYRDQKYQINIIDTPGHVDFTVEVNRSLRVLDGLVFLFSAVDGVEPQSETNWRLADNYKVARIGFVNKMDRAGANFLEVCKQVKEMLGSYAVPLQIPIGAEDKFKGVVDLINNRAIVWNEEDMGMTFEEVPIPEDMLEDVEKWREHLLEAVAEYDESLMEKFFDDPDSITEEEILSALRQATIDMKIVPMVCGSSFKNKGVQTMLDLVMELLPSPLDKDDIIAHDLNDEEKDVRIAPNEDEPFAGLAFKIATDPFVGRLCFVRAYSGILDSGSYVFNSRSGNKERISRVFQMHANKQNQIDALRAGDIGAVVGFKDIKTGDTLCSESRKVVLESMIFPEPVIGYAIEPKTQADVDKLGMAIAKLVEEDPTLQVNTDHETGQTILRGMGELHLDIIIDRLKREFKVEINQGAPQVAYKEALFGSVEHKEVYKKQSGGKGKFADIVFELGPKDADPETGEVKPGLEFVNGIVGGVIPKEFIPAIQKGFTESMKNGPLAGYPVESMKVRLFHGSFHDVDSDALSFELAARIGFKEAAKKCKPQLLEPIMSVDVVSPDEYTGPITGDLNRRRGLMKGMDTKGTSSVIKASVPLSELFGYITDLRTISSGRATASLTFSHYEAVPNNIAESVIANVKGQKD; the protein is encoded by the coding sequence ATGGCTAAAAGAGATTTAAAATATACCAGAAACATCGGTATTGCTGCTCACATCGATGCTGGTAAGACAACTACTACTGAGCGAATTCTTTTTTACTCTGGGGTATCCCACAAAATCGGAGAGGTGCATGATGGTGCTGCTACGATGGACTGGATGGCGCAGGAGCAGGAGAGAGGTATTACTATTACTTCCGCTGCTACTACCGTATTCTGGAACTACAGAGATCAAAAATATCAAATTAACATCATTGATACTCCTGGACACGTTGACTTTACTGTAGAAGTAAACCGTTCCTTGAGAGTATTGGATGGTTTAGTTTTCCTATTCAGTGCTGTGGATGGTGTTGAACCACAGTCTGAGACTAACTGGCGATTAGCTGATAATTATAAAGTCGCTCGTATCGGATTCGTTAACAAAATGGACCGTGCTGGCGCAAACTTCCTTGAGGTTTGTAAGCAAGTGAAGGAAATGCTTGGTAGCTATGCAGTGCCATTGCAGATTCCTATCGGTGCTGAAGACAAATTCAAAGGTGTTGTTGACTTGATTAACAACAGAGCCATTGTATGGAATGAGGAAGATATGGGAATGACTTTCGAAGAAGTTCCTATTCCAGAAGACATGTTGGAAGATGTAGAAAAGTGGAGAGAGCATTTACTTGAAGCTGTTGCTGAGTACGACGAGTCTTTGATGGAGAAATTCTTTGATGATCCAGACTCTATTACAGAAGAAGAAATTCTTTCTGCATTGAGACAAGCAACCATCGACATGAAAATCGTTCCTATGGTTTGTGGATCTTCTTTCAAAAACAAAGGTGTTCAGACCATGCTTGACTTGGTAATGGAATTGCTTCCATCTCCATTGGACAAGGATGATATCATTGCTCACGATTTGAATGATGAGGAGAAAGATGTTAGAATCGCTCCAAACGAAGATGAGCCATTCGCTGGCTTGGCATTCAAAATCGCGACTGACCCATTCGTGGGTAGATTATGTTTCGTAAGAGCATACTCTGGTATTTTGGATTCTGGATCTTATGTATTCAATAGCCGTTCTGGAAACAAAGAGCGTATTTCACGTGTGTTCCAGATGCATGCCAACAAGCAAAACCAAATCGATGCGTTAAGAGCTGGTGATATTGGAGCTGTTGTTGGATTTAAAGACATCAAGACAGGAGATACTCTATGTTCTGAAAGCCGTAAGGTAGTTCTTGAGTCCATGATTTTCCCTGAGCCTGTTATCGGTTACGCGATTGAGCCTAAGACTCAAGCTGACGTAGATAAATTGGGTATGGCGATTGCTAAGCTTGTAGAAGAGGATCCTACACTTCAAGTAAATACTGATCATGAAACCGGTCAGACTATCTTGAGAGGTATGGGTGAGCTTCACTTAGATATTATTATCGACCGTCTGAAGAGAGAATTTAAGGTTGAAATCAACCAAGGTGCTCCTCAGGTTGCTTACAAAGAAGCTTTGTTTGGTTCTGTTGAACACAAAGAAGTGTACAAGAAGCAGTCAGGTGGTAAAGGTAAATTTGCGGATATCGTGTTCGAACTTGGACCTAAAGATGCAGATCCAGAAACTGGAGAAGTGAAGCCAGGACTTGAGTTTGTCAATGGTATCGTAGGTGGTGTAATTCCAAAAGAATTTATTCCAGCGATCCAGAAAGGTTTCACGGAATCTATGAAAAATGGACCTCTTGCTGGTTACCCAGTAGAGTCTATGAAAGTTAGATTGTTCCACGGATCTTTCCACGATGTCGATTCTGATGCTCTTTCTTTTGAATTGGCAGCTAGAATTGGTTTCAAAGAAGCAGCTAAGAAATGTAAGCCTCAATTATTGGAGCCTATCATGTCTGTAGATGTAGTTTCTCCTGACGAATACACTGGTCCAATCACTGGTGATTTGAACAGAAGAAGAGGTTTGATGAAAGGTATGGATACCAAAGGTACTTCATCTGTAATCAAAGCATCTGTACCATTGTCTGAATTGTTTGGTTACATCACTGACCTTAGAACAATTTCTTCCGGTAGAGCAACAGCTTCCTTGACATTCTCTCACTATGAGGCTGTACCTAACAACATAGCAGAGAGCGTAATTGCTAACGTAAAAGGTCAGAAAGACTAA
- the rplC gene encoding 50S ribosomal protein L3, with the protein MSGIIGKKVGMTSIFSADGRNVACTLIEAGPCVVTQVKNVETDGYNAVQLAYGERKEKNTPKPLIGHFKKAGTTPKQKVVEFREFRVEFEGQVDLGATVKAGEVFVEGDFVDAIGTSKGKGFQGVVKRHGFGGVGGQTHGQHNRQRHPGSIGACSWPSRVFKGMRMAGRTGGDRVKVINLRVLKIYPEQNLLLVSGSVPGPKNSFVILEK; encoded by the coding sequence ATGTCTGGTATTATAGGTAAAAAAGTAGGAATGACTAGCATTTTCAGTGCCGATGGACGTAATGTCGCATGCACGCTAATAGAAGCTGGTCCTTGCGTAGTGACGCAAGTAAAAAACGTTGAAACAGACGGGTACAACGCAGTGCAGTTGGCATATGGCGAGCGTAAAGAGAAAAATACGCCAAAGCCATTGATCGGTCACTTTAAAAAGGCCGGTACTACGCCAAAGCAAAAAGTTGTTGAGTTCAGAGAATTCCGGGTCGAATTTGAAGGCCAGGTAGATCTAGGGGCTACTGTGAAGGCTGGTGAAGTGTTTGTCGAAGGTGACTTCGTAGATGCTATCGGTACTTCTAAAGGTAAAGGATTCCAAGGTGTAGTAAAACGTCACGGTTTTGGTGGTGTGGGTGGACAAACTCACGGTCAGCACAACAGACAGAGACACCCAGGTTCCATTGGTGCTTGTTCTTGGCCATCAAGAGTATTCAAGGGAATGCGTATGGCAGGAAGAACCGGCGGTGACAGAGTGAAGGTAATCAACCTAAGAGTGTTGAAGATTTATCCTGAGCAAAACCTGCTGTTGGTTTCTGGTTCAGTACCAGGTCCTAAAAATTCTTTCGTTATTCTAGAGAAATAA
- the rpsL gene encoding 30S ribosomal protein S12, which produces MPTIQQLVRKGRTTLETKSKSRALDACPQRRGVCTRVYTTTPKKPNSAMRKVARVRLTNGKEVNAYIPGEGHNLQEHSIVLIRGGRVKDLPGVRYHIIRGALDTAGVKDRKQGRSKYGAKRPKAGKAPAKK; this is translated from the coding sequence ATGCCTACTATTCAACAGTTAGTAAGAAAAGGTAGAACTACACTGGAGACCAAATCAAAATCAAGAGCTTTGGATGCATGTCCTCAGCGAAGAGGTGTTTGTACCAGGGTATACACTACAACCCCTAAGAAGCCTAACTCAGCAATGAGAAAAGTGGCGAGGGTGAGATTGACAAATGGAAAAGAAGTGAATGCTTACATTCCAGGGGAAGGTCACAATCTACAGGAGCACTCAATCGTATTGATTAGAGGTGGTCGTGTGAAAGATCTACCAGGTGTAAGATATCACATCATCCGTGGTGCACTTGATACCGCAGGAGTTAAAGACCGTAAACAAGGTCGCTCTAAGTATGGTGCTAAAAGACCGAAGGCAGGAAAAGCCCCGGCAAAGAAATAA
- the rplD gene encoding 50S ribosomal protein L4 yields MELAVINHKGEDTGRKVNLSDEIFGIEPNDHAIYLDVKQYLANQRQGTHKSKERNEIAGSTKKIKKQKGTGSARAGSLKSPLFRGGGRVFGPKPRNYSFKLNKKLKQLARKSALSYKVKDNSLVVLENLSFEAPKTKSYLALMNGLSLADKKTLVVLPEENKNVYLSSRNLPKSKVVTVNDVNTYQVLNADHLVICEGSVSMLETILSK; encoded by the coding sequence ATGGAATTAGCAGTAATAAATCATAAAGGAGAAGATACTGGAAGAAAGGTAAACCTTTCTGATGAAATCTTCGGAATTGAGCCAAATGATCACGCGATCTATTTGGACGTGAAGCAGTACTTGGCGAACCAAAGACAAGGTACTCACAAGTCAAAGGAAAGAAATGAAATCGCTGGTTCTACTAAGAAGATCAAAAAGCAAAAAGGTACAGGTAGTGCTAGAGCTGGATCTTTGAAGTCCCCGCTTTTCAGAGGTGGAGGTAGAGTATTTGGTCCTAAGCCAAGAAACTATTCCTTCAAGTTGAATAAAAAATTAAAGCAGTTGGCTAGAAAGTCTGCACTTTCTTATAAAGTGAAAGACAATAGCTTGGTCGTATTGGAAAACCTTTCTTTTGAGGCTCCAAAGACTAAGAGCTATTTAGCTTTGATGAACGGTTTGTCTTTAGCAGATAAGAAAACATTGGTGGTTCTTCCAGAAGAAAACAAGAATGTGTACTTGTCCAGCAGAAACTTACCTAAGTCAAAAGTTGTGACTGTAAATGATGTAAATACTTACCAGGTTCTTAACGCTGACCACTTAGTGATTTGTGAAGGTTCTGTAAGTATGTTGGAAACCATTTTATCGAAATAA
- the rplW gene encoding 50S ribosomal protein L23, producing MDILKQPLITEKVSAMNEKGVYGFIVEKTAKKPEIKNAVEKTYGVDVVSIRTMRYAAKHKTRYTKNKVVSGFTNAFKKAIVEVADGQVIDFYGEI from the coding sequence ATGGATATTCTAAAGCAGCCTTTAATTACTGAGAAAGTCTCTGCCATGAACGAAAAAGGAGTTTATGGATTTATCGTAGAGAAAACTGCGAAAAAGCCAGAGATTAAGAATGCAGTTGAAAAAACATATGGTGTGGATGTGGTTTCTATCAGAACCATGAGATATGCTGCAAAGCATAAGACTAGATACACCAAAAACAAAGTGGTATCAGGCTTTACCAATGCTTTCAAGAAAGCGATTGTTGAAGTAGCTGATGGACAGGTAATTGATTTTTACGGAGAAATTTAA
- the rplB gene encoding 50S ribosomal protein L2: MAIKKLKPVTPGTRFRVAPAFDEITKSKPEKSLLAPLKKSGGRNNEGKMTARYIGGGHKRRLRIVDFQRNKFGVPATVKAIEYDPNRTARLALLYYADGAKAYIIAPEGLTVGQTVISGEQVAPEVGNAMPLANIPLGTIVHNVELKPGKGGVMARSAGGYAQIVAREGKYVTIKLPSGEMRLVLGVCMATIGTVSNADHMNVVLGKAGRKRWLGVRPRTRGVAMNPVDHPMGGGEGRSSGGHPRSRKGLLSKGKKTRSPKKYSNKFIISKRSK, from the coding sequence ATGGCAATTAAAAAATTGAAGCCTGTTACTCCAGGGACAAGATTCAGAGTAGCTCCAGCTTTTGACGAGATTACAAAGTCAAAGCCAGAGAAGTCTCTTCTTGCTCCTTTGAAGAAATCAGGCGGAAGAAATAATGAAGGCAAAATGACTGCCCGTTACATTGGTGGTGGTCATAAGAGAAGACTAAGAATAGTAGACTTCCAAAGAAATAAGTTTGGTGTACCTGCGACCGTAAAGGCGATTGAGTATGATCCAAACAGAACTGCACGTCTTGCCCTGCTATATTACGCAGACGGTGCAAAGGCCTACATTATCGCCCCGGAAGGTTTGACAGTAGGACAAACAGTGATTTCCGGTGAGCAAGTTGCTCCAGAAGTAGGAAATGCGATGCCATTGGCTAACATTCCTCTTGGTACAATTGTACACAATGTAGAATTGAAGCCAGGTAAAGGTGGAGTAATGGCCAGAAGTGCTGGTGGATATGCACAGATCGTTGCCCGTGAGGGTAAGTACGTGACTATCAAGCTTCCTTCCGGTGAAATGAGACTAGTTCTTGGTGTTTGTATGGCAACAATCGGTACTGTTTCCAATGCAGATCACATGAACGTAGTTCTTGGAAAAGCTGGTCGTAAGAGATGGTTAGGTGTAAGACCTCGTACTAGAGGTGTTGCGATGAACCCAGTAGATCACCCAATGGGTGGTGGTGAAGGTCGTTCTTCCGGTGGACATCCAAGATCTAGAAAAGGTCTTCTGTCTAAAGGTAAGAAAACCAGATCACCTAAGAAGTATTCAAACAAGTTCATCATCAGCAAAAGATCTAAATAA
- the rpsJ gene encoding 30S ribosomal protein S10 has product MNQKIRIKLKSYDHSLVDKSSEKIVKAVKATGAVVVGPIPLPTKKEKFTVLKSPHVSKKARDQYQLCTYKRLVDIYSNSSKTVDALMKIELPSGVDVEIKV; this is encoded by the coding sequence ATGAATCAGAAAATCAGAATAAAACTAAAATCATACGATCACAGCCTGGTGGATAAGTCATCAGAGAAAATCGTGAAGGCTGTAAAGGCCACTGGTGCGGTAGTAGTGGGACCAATTCCATTGCCTACTAAGAAGGAGAAATTTACGGTGTTGAAATCTCCACACGTAAGTAAAAAAGCGAGAGATCAATACCAACTTTGTACTTACAAGAGATTGGTTGATATCTACTCTAACAGCTCCAAAACTGTAGATGCTTTGATGAAAATCGAGCTTCCAAGTGGAGTAGATGTAGAGATCAAAGTTTGA
- the rpsG gene encoding 30S ribosomal protein S7 — protein sequence MRKAKPKKRYILPDPKFNDTLVTKFVNCLMVDGKKSIAYRIFYDAVEKVEEKVGENGLEVWKKALNNIAPSVEVKSRRVGGATFQVPMEVRPERKLSLGIKWMITYARRRGEKTMMDRLAGEIIAASKGEGAGVKKKDDTHRMAEANKAFSHFRF from the coding sequence ATGAGAAAAGCGAAACCAAAGAAGAGATATATTCTTCCTGATCCTAAGTTCAATGATACCTTGGTTACCAAGTTTGTGAACTGTCTAATGGTAGATGGGAAGAAGAGTATTGCTTACAGAATTTTCTACGATGCAGTAGAAAAAGTTGAGGAAAAAGTAGGTGAGAATGGTCTTGAAGTTTGGAAAAAAGCGCTTAACAATATTGCTCCATCCGTAGAGGTGAAGAGTCGTAGAGTTGGTGGTGCTACGTTCCAGGTTCCAATGGAAGTTCGTCCGGAAAGAAAGCTCTCTCTAGGTATTAAGTGGATGATCACTTATGCTAGAAGAAGAGGAGAGAAAACAATGATGGACAGACTTGCTGGTGAGATCATAGCTGCTTCCAAAGGCGAAGGTGCCGGAGTGAAGAAAAAAGATGATACACACAGAATGGCCGAGGCTAACAAAGCATTCTCCCACTTTAGATTTTAA
- a CDS encoding DUF3467 domain-containing protein, with amino-acid sequence MQDEKGKRPDQQINVELSEEVAEGVYANLAMIAHSNSEFVIDFIRLMPGVPKAKVKSRIIVTPEHAKRLLAALKDNIDKYEDAFGKINQGGGAPQFPISFGTPGEA; translated from the coding sequence ATGCAAGACGAAAAAGGGAAAAGACCTGATCAACAGATCAATGTAGAACTATCGGAGGAAGTAGCTGAAGGAGTTTATGCAAATTTGGCGATGATCGCACACTCCAATTCTGAATTTGTGATTGATTTTATCCGATTAATGCCAGGAGTTCCAAAAGCAAAAGTGAAATCAAGAATTATTGTGACTCCAGAACATGCAAAACGTTTATTAGCAGCTTTAAAGGACAATATTGACAAGTATGAAGATGCTTTTGGGAAGATAAATCAGGGTGGTGGAGCCCCACAATTCCCGATCAGCTTTGGTACTCCAGGTGAGGCGTAA
- the rpoC gene encoding DNA-directed RNA polymerase subunit beta', with translation MAFRKNKKLNIDFSRVTVSLASPESILDSSNGEVTQPETINYRTYKPEMGGLFCERIFGPVKDWECHCGKYKRIRYKGIICDRCGVEVTEKKVRRERMGHIELVVPVAHIWYFKSLPNKIGYLLGLPTKKLDQIVYYERYAVVQPGIKAEDGIQYLDFLTEDEYLDIMDKLPKENHMLDDDDPNKFIAKMGAEALEMLLARIELDDLSYALRHQAATDTSQQRKAEALKRLKVVEAFRDARTRIENRPEWMVVRMVPVIPPELRPLVPLDGGRFATSDLNDLYRRVIIRNNRLKRLIDIKAPEVILRNEKRMLQEAVDSLFDNSRKVNAVRSDGNRALKSLSDMLKGKQGRFRQNLLGKRVDYSGRSVIVVGPELKLHECGLPKNMAAELFKPFIIRKLIERGIVKTVKSAKKIVDRKDPVVWDILENVLKGHPVLLNRAPTLHRLGIQAFQPKLIEGKAIQLHPLVCTAFNADFDGDQMAVHVPLGHEAILEASTLMLSAHNILNPANGAPITVPSQDMVLGLYYVTKGKKSTPEEPVPGEGMTFYSTEEVVIALNERVISKHANIKCKVNVRKPDGSIVEEIIDTVAGRLIFNQFVPEEVGYVNELLTKKKLQQIIAQVVKVCGIARTAKFLDDIKHLGFQSAYQGGLSMGLNDVIIPEEKEPMITKAKEEVDQVWNNYLMGLITDNERYNQVIDIWTRTNSHLTNNLMKQMEEDKQGFNAIYMMMHSGARGSREQIRQLGGMRGLMAKPQKNLQGSVGEIIENPILSNFKEGLDVLEYFISTHGARKGLADTALKTADAGYLTRRLVDVAQDMIVTEEDCGTLRGLNVLPLKDNDEIVEPLSERILGRVSVHDVYDPITDELIIPAGIEITDEIAAKVDESAIEEVEIRSVLTCETRRGVCSKCYGRNLATGYMVQSGESVGVIAAQSIGEPGTQLTLRTFHVGGTASNMAVEASITAKFEGIVEFDEELRTLETTNKDGEPVTVVMGRSGEIKINDPKSGKTLVSNHVPYGALLEVKDGQKISKNGALCKWDPYNAVILSEFDGSIDFEAIVEGITYKEVADDQTGFREKVIIDTKDRTKNPAIIVNYGDESKSYNIPVGAHLAVEIGEKVKAGQVLVKIPRSVGKTRDITGGLPRVTELFEARNPSNPAVVSEIDGVVTYGGIKRGNREILIESKDGVIKKYMVSLSKHILVQENDFIRAGEPLSDGAITPNDILAIKGPTAVQEYLVNEIQEVYRLQGVKINDKHIEVIVSQMMQKVEILDAGDTGFLQNQVVDKWAFREENDNILDKKVVMDAGDSSTLKPGMIITARRLRDENSSLKRKDLKLVQVRDAETAVSKPTLQGITAASLGTESFLSAASFQETTKVLSEAAIRGKRDELLGLKENVLVGHLIPAGTGQRRIQNIIVGSKEEYDKLSDSMDHVSTKKSSEAIL, from the coding sequence ATGGCGTTCAGAAAAAATAAAAAACTTAACATCGACTTTTCCAGAGTCACCGTTAGTTTGGCTTCTCCAGAATCTATTCTGGATAGTTCAAACGGTGAAGTGACACAGCCAGAGACTATCAACTATAGAACTTACAAACCAGAAATGGGTGGTTTGTTCTGTGAGAGAATCTTTGGTCCTGTCAAAGACTGGGAATGTCATTGTGGCAAGTATAAGCGCATCAGGTATAAAGGTATTATCTGTGACCGTTGCGGTGTAGAGGTTACAGAAAAGAAAGTAAGAAGAGAGAGAATGGGGCACATCGAGCTGGTAGTACCAGTTGCTCACATTTGGTATTTTAAATCTCTTCCTAATAAAATCGGTTATCTTCTTGGTCTACCGACTAAGAAGCTTGATCAGATTGTGTATTATGAGCGCTATGCTGTAGTACAACCAGGTATCAAAGCTGAGGACGGAATTCAATACTTGGATTTCCTAACTGAGGATGAGTACCTGGATATCATGGATAAGCTTCCTAAGGAAAATCACATGCTTGATGATGACGATCCAAATAAATTCATCGCCAAAATGGGTGCTGAAGCTTTGGAAATGTTGTTGGCTAGAATTGAGCTGGATGATCTTTCTTATGCACTTCGTCACCAAGCAGCTACTGATACTTCTCAGCAGAGAAAAGCAGAAGCTTTGAAAAGATTGAAAGTAGTAGAAGCATTCCGTGATGCAAGAACCAGAATTGAAAACCGTCCTGAGTGGATGGTAGTAAGAATGGTTCCAGTGATCCCACCAGAATTGAGACCTTTGGTTCCTTTGGATGGTGGTAGATTCGCTACTTCTGATTTGAATGACCTTTATAGAAGAGTAATTATCAGAAATAACCGATTGAAGAGATTGATCGATATCAAAGCTCCAGAGGTTATTTTGAGAAACGAGAAGAGAATGCTACAGGAAGCTGTCGATTCTTTGTTCGATAACTCTAGAAAAGTAAATGCGGTAAGATCTGATGGTAACCGTGCTTTGAAGTCCCTTTCTGACATGTTGAAAGGTAAGCAAGGCCGTTTCCGTCAAAACTTGCTCGGTAAGCGTGTGGATTATTCCGGTCGTTCTGTGATCGTGGTAGGTCCTGAATTAAAGCTTCACGAGTGTGGTCTTCCAAAAAATATGGCAGCCGAGCTTTTCAAACCATTTATCATCAGAAAACTGATTGAAAGAGGGATTGTAAAGACTGTTAAATCTGCCAAGAAAATTGTGGATCGTAAAGATCCAGTGGTATGGGACATCTTGGAAAATGTATTGAAAGGACATCCTGTTCTTCTAAACCGTGCTCCTACTCTTCACAGACTAGGTATCCAAGCATTCCAGCCTAAATTGATCGAAGGAAAAGCAATCCAGCTTCACCCATTGGTATGTACTGCATTCAACGCCGATTTTGACGGTGACCAGATGGCGGTTCACGTACCACTTGGCCATGAAGCAATTTTGGAAGCTTCTACGTTGATGCTTTCTGCTCATAACATCCTTAACCCTGCCAATGGTGCTCCTATTACTGTACCATCTCAGGATATGGTTTTGGGTCTGTATTATGTAACGAAAGGCAAGAAATCTACTCCAGAAGAGCCAGTTCCTGGTGAAGGAATGACCTTCTACAGTACGGAGGAAGTAGTAATTGCATTAAACGAACGAGTGATCTCCAAGCACGCGAATATCAAGTGTAAGGTGAATGTTCGTAAGCCAGATGGATCTATTGTAGAGGAAATCATCGATACGGTTGCTGGTAGATTGATCTTTAACCAGTTTGTTCCTGAGGAAGTAGGTTATGTAAATGAGCTTCTTACCAAGAAAAAACTGCAGCAGATTATTGCTCAGGTAGTAAAAGTATGTGGTATTGCACGTACAGCTAAATTCTTGGATGATATCAAGCATCTAGGTTTCCAAAGTGCTTACCAAGGTGGTTTGTCAATGGGACTAAATGATGTAATTATCCCAGAAGAAAAAGAACCAATGATCACCAAAGCCAAGGAAGAGGTAGATCAGGTTTGGAATAACTACTTGATGGGTCTGATCACTGATAACGAGCGTTACAACCAAGTAATTGATATCTGGACTCGTACCAACTCTCATTTGACTAATAATCTAATGAAGCAGATGGAAGAGGATAAGCAAGGTTTCAATGCGATCTACATGATGATGCACTCAGGAGCACGTGGTTCTAGAGAGCAGATTCGTCAGCTAGGTGGTATGAGAGGTCTGATGGCTAAGCCACAGAAAAACTTGCAAGGTTCAGTTGGTGAGATTATTGAAAACCCGATTCTTTCCAACTTTAAGGAAGGATTGGATGTATTGGAATACTTTATCTCTACGCACGGTGCACGTAAAGGTCTTGCCGATACAGCATTGAAAACTGCCGATGCGGGCTACTTAACTCGTCGTTTGGTAGACGTTGCTCAGGATATGATTGTGACAGAAGAGGACTGCGGTACTTTGAGAGGTTTGAACGTTCTTCCATTGAAAGACAATGATGAGATCGTTGAGCCATTATCTGAAAGAATCCTAGGTAGAGTTTCTGTTCACGATGTATATGATCCAATTACAGATGAGTTGATCATCCCTGCAGGAATTGAAATTACAGATGAAATCGCTGCTAAAGTGGATGAATCTGCCATTGAAGAGGTTGAAATCAGGTCCGTATTGACTTGTGAAACCCGTAGAGGTGTTTGTTCTAAGTGTTATGGTAGAAACCTTGCAACTGGTTATATGGTACAATCCGGTGAGTCTGTTGGTGTAATCGCTGCACAGTCTATCGGTGAACCAGGTACTCAGTTGACATTGAGAACGTTCCACGTTGGTGGTACTGCATCTAACATGGCTGTTGAAGCGAGCATCACGGCTAAATTTGAAGGTATTGTTGAGTTTGATGAGGAGTTGAGAACCTTGGAAACTACCAACAAGGATGGAGAACCTGTAACAGTAGTAATGGGTAGATCCGGAGAGATCAAAATCAACGATCCTAAGTCTGGCAAAACTTTAGTTTCTAACCATGTTCCTTATGGTGCATTGTTAGAAGTGAAGGATGGTCAGAAGATCAGCAAAAATGGCGCACTATGTAAGTGGGATCCATATAATGCGGTAATCCTTTCAGAATTCGATGGTTCCATCGACTTTGAGGCAATCGTAGAAGGAATTACTTACAAAGAGGTAGCTGATGATCAAACTGGTTTCCGTGAAAAAGTAATTATCGATACTAAGGATAGAACCAAAAACCCAGCGATCATTGTAAACTATGGAGATGAATCCAAATCTTACAATATTCCAGTGGGAGCTCACTTGGCAGTTGAAATTGGCGAGAAAGTCAAAGCTGGTCAGGTGTTGGTTAAAATCCCAAGATCTGTTGGTAAAACAAGAGATATTACCGGTGGTCTACCAAGAGTAACAGAATTGTTTGAGGCTAGAAACCCATCTAACCCAGCAGTTGTTTCTGAAATCGACGGAGTAGTAACCTATGGTGGTATCAAGCGTGGTAACAGAGAGATTTTGATCGAATCTAAAGATGGAGTGATTAAGAAATACATGGTATCTCTTTCTAAGCATATCTTGGTTCAGGAGAATGACTTTATCCGCGCAGGTGAGCCGTTATCAGATGGAGCAATTACTCCAAATGATATCTTGGCGATCAAAGGTCCTACAGCTGTTCAGGAATATTTGGTAAATGAAATTCAGGAAGTATATAGACTTCAAGGTGTAAAAATCAATGACAAGCATATTGAGGTGATCGTATCTCAAATGATGCAGAAAGTTGAGATCTTGGATGCTGGTGACACTGGATTCCTTCAAAACCAAGTAGTTGACAAGTGGGCATTTAGAGAGGAAAATGATAATATCCTTGACAAGAAAGTGGTAATGGACGCAGGTGATTCTTCTACTTTGAAACCAGGTATGATTATTACTGCCAGAAGATTGAGAGACGAAAACTCAAGCTTGAAGCGTAAGGATCTTAAGTTGGTACAAGTTAGAGATGCTGAAACTGCAGTTTCTAAGCCAACGTTACAAGGTATTACTGCCGCTTCTTTGGGTACAGAAAGCTTCCTTTCTGCCGCTTCATTCCAGGAAACTACCAAGGTTCTTTCTGAGGCAGCCATTAGAGGTAAGCGTGATGAATTGTTAGGATTGAAAGAGAACGTATTGGTTGGACACTTGATCCCAGCGGGTACTGGACAAAGAAGAATCCAGAACATCATCGTTGGTTCCAAAGAGGAATACGATAAACTTTCTGATAGCATGGATCATGTATCCACTAAGAAATCAAGCGAAGCCATTCTATAA
- the rpsS gene encoding 30S ribosomal protein S19 has protein sequence MARSLKKGPYIEHHLVKKVDVMNESGKKSVIKTWSRRSMISPDFVGHTFAVHNGNKFIPVFVTDNMVGHKLGEFAPTRNFRGHIAKKDKGKR, from the coding sequence ATGGCACGTTCATTAAAAAAAGGTCCTTATATCGAACATCACCTGGTGAAGAAAGTGGATGTTATGAACGAGTCCGGCAAGAAATCTGTCATCAAGACTTGGTCAAGAAGATCTATGATTTCTCCAGACTTCGTAGGACATACCTTCGCAGTGCATAATGGAAATAAATTCATCCCTGTATTTGTGACTGACAACATGGTAGGTCATAAGTTAGGTGAATTTGCTCCAACCAGAAATTTCAGAGGCCACATTGCCAAAAAAGATAAAGGAAAGAGATAA